A genomic stretch from Schaalia odontolytica includes:
- the dusB gene encoding tRNA dihydrouridine synthase DusB — MAGVTDVPFRRLCRIMGESGLPDHLRPTGVASWAAESGQAATASSPGTPGEAPNEPRHVAIPRVDAPAGLYVTEMVTSRALVEENERTLEMVRPDPAERVRSLQLYGVDPAVMARAATMLIERDLTDHIDLNFGCPVPKVTRKGGGAALPWKRDLFADLVGAVVRASDEAGERAGREVPVTVKIRIGIDSTHETATDAALTAQKLGAAALTLHARTQNQHYAGQAHWNEIARLKDLLDIPVFGNGDVFEAADAMAMLEETGCDGISVGRGAQGRPWIFRDIVAAYHGGTIPAGPSLAEVVSVIERHGAWCVVEQGDEGRALREMRKHIGWYLRGFAVGGPQRHALSMVSTLQELRERLADLDLDQPFPPAARGPRGRAGGEKTPHLPDGWLDQPYLTQRERERLHLAEIGY, encoded by the coding sequence ATGGCCGGGGTGACGGACGTGCCCTTCCGACGCCTGTGCCGCATTATGGGCGAGAGCGGGCTGCCCGACCACCTGCGTCCCACCGGCGTCGCCTCCTGGGCCGCTGAGTCCGGGCAGGCGGCCACGGCCTCGTCCCCGGGCACCCCCGGTGAGGCGCCGAACGAGCCGCGCCACGTTGCCATCCCGCGAGTGGACGCGCCCGCCGGCCTGTATGTCACCGAGATGGTGACCAGTCGCGCCCTCGTCGAGGAAAACGAACGCACCCTCGAGATGGTGCGTCCAGACCCCGCCGAGCGCGTGCGATCCCTGCAGCTGTACGGCGTGGACCCCGCCGTCATGGCGCGTGCCGCGACGATGCTGATCGAGCGCGACCTTACCGACCACATCGACCTGAACTTCGGGTGCCCGGTCCCCAAGGTGACGAGGAAGGGCGGGGGAGCGGCCCTGCCGTGGAAGCGCGACCTTTTCGCCGACCTCGTAGGTGCCGTCGTGCGCGCCAGCGACGAGGCCGGGGAGCGAGCCGGGCGCGAAGTCCCCGTCACCGTCAAGATTCGCATCGGCATCGACTCGACGCACGAGACCGCGACCGACGCGGCGCTGACCGCCCAGAAGCTGGGAGCCGCCGCGCTCACCCTGCACGCACGCACCCAGAACCAGCACTACGCGGGCCAAGCCCACTGGAACGAGATCGCGCGCCTGAAGGACCTGCTCGACATTCCCGTTTTCGGTAACGGCGACGTGTTCGAGGCCGCCGACGCTATGGCCATGCTCGAAGAAACCGGCTGCGACGGCATCAGCGTCGGGCGAGGAGCGCAGGGACGCCCCTGGATCTTCCGCGACATCGTCGCCGCTTACCACGGTGGTACCATTCCGGCTGGCCCCAGCCTCGCCGAGGTCGTCTCCGTCATTGAACGTCACGGCGCCTGGTGTGTCGTCGAACAGGGCGACGAGGGGCGCGCGCTGCGCGAGATGCGCAAGCACATCGGGTGGTACCTGCGCGGATTCGCCGTTGGCGGTCCCCAGCGTCACGCCCTGTCCATGGTCTCCACCCTGCAGGAGCTGCGCGAGCGCCTCGCGGACCTGGACCTCGATCAGCCCTTCCCGCCCGCCGCACGCGGCCCACGAGGGCGCGCCGGCGGCGAGAAGACCCCCCACCTGCCTGACGGTTGGTTGGACCAGCCCTACCTCACGCAGCGCGAACGCGAGCGCCTGCACCTGGCAGAAATCGGATACTAA
- the aroD gene encoding type I 3-dehydroquinate dehydratase, translated as MPQSSAPDPDPAPGLITIGRAAKKASLGARTQVIVPVGGDAAALSGQVEALATCRADIVEWRADTFLASLVGSHFVAASEVESDVVSMARYVADSSPLPVLATIRTSVEGGEAYLDDEEYCALVRALALVAGGVDVEISRDGSSALIEEAHEAGAIVVASFHDFEGTPGDEQLAEVLAAMNYAGADVLKFACMATSATDAARVLAAQAWAREAYDRPVIGIAMGPNGAPTRLVGSALGSAATFATLPGWEGSAPGQFTVEQVRAVLDIVEGG; from the coding sequence ATGCCTCAGTCATCTGCGCCTGACCCCGATCCTGCGCCCGGGCTCATCACCATCGGGCGAGCCGCTAAGAAGGCGAGCCTCGGTGCACGCACCCAGGTCATCGTCCCCGTCGGCGGGGACGCGGCTGCCCTGAGCGGGCAGGTCGAGGCGCTGGCCACGTGCCGCGCGGACATCGTCGAGTGGAGGGCCGACACCTTCCTGGCCTCCCTCGTCGGGTCACATTTTGTGGCCGCCTCCGAGGTCGAGTCGGACGTGGTGAGCATGGCCCGCTACGTCGCGGATTCCTCGCCGCTGCCGGTTCTGGCGACCATCCGCACGTCGGTCGAGGGTGGCGAGGCATACCTGGATGACGAGGAGTACTGTGCCCTCGTGCGCGCGCTGGCCTTGGTCGCGGGAGGTGTCGATGTCGAGATTTCGCGCGATGGATCCTCCGCGCTTATTGAGGAGGCCCACGAGGCGGGCGCGATCGTCGTCGCTTCCTTCCATGATTTCGAGGGAACGCCCGGCGACGAGCAGCTCGCCGAGGTGCTTGCGGCCATGAACTACGCGGGGGCCGACGTTCTGAAGTTTGCGTGCATGGCGACCAGCGCGACAGACGCTGCCCGCGTGCTGGCCGCACAGGCATGGGCGCGCGAGGCCTACGACCGTCCCGTCATCGGCATCGCGATGGGCCCCAACGGAGCGCCGACGCGGTTGGTTGGTTCCGCCCTCGGGTCTGCGGCAACTTTCGCGACCCTGCCCGGATGGGAGGGGAGCGCACCCGGACAGTTCACGGTCGAACAGGTGCGTGCGGTCCTGGACATCGTCGAAGGAGGCTAG